The Phycisphaerae bacterium genome contains a region encoding:
- a CDS encoding MotA/TolQ/ExbB proton channel family protein — MRITPALPLICLFASTAVAQDGSAVSIDYFHRFVIDGGLITWFVLIPLSVATFALILRHALVIRPSRILDRQDYEKLAKTLARGDVEAAWRMSGQGETFLFSVVRRGLVELANSPESAETAVIEATEERATNLLRRIEYLNIIGNVAPMIGLFGTVYGIILAFNKLVEVVRQGGVTQPDQLAEGISVALVTTFWGLIVAIPALAMYGLFRNRIDAIAAQIANMSLDLLRSVTPDGRDRLRVATLAPPEE, encoded by the coding sequence ATGAGAATAACGCCAGCACTACCGTTGATCTGTCTATTCGCATCCACCGCGGTCGCGCAGGATGGGTCTGCGGTTTCGATCGATTACTTTCACCGTTTCGTCATTGACGGTGGGTTGATCACGTGGTTTGTTTTGATTCCGCTGAGTGTGGCGACGTTTGCGCTGATTTTGCGTCATGCGCTGGTGATACGGCCGTCGCGGATACTGGATCGGCAGGACTATGAGAAGCTGGCGAAGACGCTGGCGCGGGGGGACGTGGAGGCGGCTTGGCGGATGTCGGGGCAGGGGGAGACGTTTTTGTTTTCGGTGGTTCGTCGCGGTTTGGTCGAGTTGGCCAACAGTCCGGAGTCGGCTGAGACGGCGGTGATCGAGGCGACGGAGGAGCGGGCGACGAATCTGCTTCGGCGGATCGAGTACCTCAACATCATTGGGAACGTCGCGCCGATGATCGGGCTGTTCGGCACGGTGTACGGTATTATTCTGGCGTTCAACAAGCTCGTGGAGGTGGTGCGACAGGGCGGCGTGACGCAGCCGGACCAGCTCGCTGAGGGCATTTCGGTCGCGTTGGTGACCACGTTCTGGGGTCTGATTGTGGCGATACCGGCGCTGGCGATGTACGGGTTGTTCCGCAACCGAATCGACGCGATCGCGGCGCAGATCGCGAACATGTCGCTGGATTTGCTTCGCAGCGTGACACCGGACGGGCGGGATCGTTTGCGGGTGGCGACGCTGGCGCCGCCGGAGGAGTGA
- a CDS encoding four helix bundle protein: MKIANTKCQNVRNDISDRFLKLSAETVKLTLRLSRNIPGRHVARQLLRSATSGGANYEEACAAESKPDFVHKLQIVLKELRESRYWLRVVEDSALLAREDVQLHALLRETTELGNIIGKSIVTAKRP, encoded by the coding sequence ATGAAAATAGCAAATACCAAATGTCAAAATGTCAGGAACGATATCTCCGACCGGTTTTTGAAGCTCTCAGCGGAGACGGTGAAACTGACATTGCGGCTCAGCCGGAACATTCCGGGCAGGCATGTGGCCAGGCAGCTCCTGCGGAGTGCCACGTCCGGCGGGGCGAATTACGAAGAGGCCTGCGCCGCTGAGAGCAAGCCCGATTTTGTCCACAAACTGCAGATCGTACTGAAGGAACTGCGGGAGTCCCGCTACTGGTTGAGGGTTGTGGAGGACAGTGCTCTACTGGCGCGAGAAGACGTGCAACTCCATGCGCTATTGCGGGAAACCACCGAGCTTGGCAACATTATCGGAAAGTCGATCGTCACCGCGAAGCGTCCCTGA
- a CDS encoding biopolymer transporter ExbD, with product MHRYLGTIRRSTWQGRLNLTPLVDIAFQLIVFFMLVSQFVSAERQPMQLPTPSDSQARPLALPDRLVVNLFADPSGRLGRIQLNAQIVGDLSELVDLLLRLAPDQTSRTTVVLRADRRLAFAEIEPVLKAISNASISSIEIATEMEAGGANGRGSP from the coding sequence ATGCACCGGTATCTTGGGACAATCCGGCGGAGCACCTGGCAGGGTCGGCTGAACCTGACGCCGCTGGTGGACATCGCGTTCCAGCTCATCGTGTTCTTCATGCTGGTTTCGCAGTTCGTTTCGGCGGAGCGTCAGCCGATGCAGCTTCCAACGCCCAGCGATTCGCAGGCGCGTCCGCTGGCCCTGCCCGACCGGCTGGTGGTCAACCTGTTCGCGGACCCATCGGGGCGTTTGGGGCGGATTCAGCTCAACGCGCAGATCGTGGGCGACCTTTCGGAACTGGTCGATCTGCTGCTGCGGTTGGCGCCGGATCAGACGTCGCGGACGACGGTGGTGCTGCGGGCGGACCGGCGGCTGGCGTTTGCCGAGATCGAGCCGGTCCTCAAGGCGATCTCCAACGCGTCGATTTCGTCGATCGAGATTGCGACGGAGATGGAGGCGGGCGGTGCGAACGGGAGGGGGTCGCCATGA
- a CDS encoding pyridoxamine 5'-phosphate oxidase, which yields MNEGVEPACVDWRQRLAESRRANEDEPTRRYVQLATVDEDGCGRCRTVLFRELLDDPPRLMFVTHCQSPKARQMRENPWGEACWYFRETLEQFRFLGRYEPLGADCADAQRPFRRQVWEQMPEKGKKLFYWPAPGELRTPETDFEPKGDMATSPASFCVVLLEVVRVDWLDLKPWPHERVIYERNDDGQWRARSVVA from the coding sequence ATGAATGAAGGGGTGGAACCCGCTTGTGTCGATTGGCGTCAGCGCCTGGCTGAATCGCGTCGGGCCAACGAGGACGAGCCGACGCGGCGGTACGTTCAGTTGGCGACGGTCGATGAGGACGGCTGCGGACGGTGCCGGACCGTGCTGTTTCGCGAGTTGCTGGACGATCCGCCGCGGCTGATGTTCGTAACCCACTGTCAGAGCCCGAAGGCCCGCCAGATGCGCGAAAACCCCTGGGGCGAAGCGTGCTGGTATTTCCGCGAGACGCTCGAGCAGTTCCGGTTTCTCGGCCGTTACGAGCCGCTGGGAGCGGATTGCGCGGACGCCCAGCGACCGTTCCGCCGGCAGGTGTGGGAGCAGATGCCGGAGAAGGGCAAGAAGCTGTTCTATTGGCCGGCCCCGGGCGAGTTGCGGACGCCGGAGACGGACTTTGAGCCGAAAGGCGACATGGCGACGTCGCCCGCGAGCTTTTGTGTCGTCCTGCTGGAGGTGGTCCGCGTGGACTGGCTTGACCTTAAGCCCTGGCCGCACGAGCGCGTCATCTATGAGCGCAACGATGACGGCCAGTGGCGGGCGAGAAGCGTGGTGGCGTGA
- a CDS encoding SGNH/GDSL hydrolase family protein, with product MNVRRLVTRSGRCLLFVAVTGLLTGCNGFRVPDPDVRTIAFGDSSTDGPAEKNYWEFVQEDLGVPADWFANEGEGGETAQEGLERLTGLLADGIYPNAETLLYWQGAAGVIDFIRRVDPLLLFDPGGADYPYSGSLDEELDSVQASIEQAIETAQEAGLEVVVSTYYYLIPSVGQCDPAPLGVLLPGQAANANRYVDRLNERIRLAAQAADVTLVDVAAIGDELLAEPGNYFDCRHLSVQGNERVAELFLSALSGQAADTTADE from the coding sequence ATGAACGTACGCCGCTTGGTCACAAGGTCCGGACGATGCCTTCTATTCGTTGCCGTGACTGGACTGCTGACCGGCTGCAACGGTTTTCGCGTGCCCGATCCGGACGTCCGGACCATCGCTTTCGGCGACTCGTCGACGGATGGACCGGCGGAGAAGAACTACTGGGAGTTCGTTCAGGAGGATCTGGGGGTTCCAGCGGACTGGTTTGCCAACGAGGGCGAGGGCGGCGAGACGGCCCAGGAGGGACTGGAGCGTCTGACCGGGCTGTTGGCGGACGGCATCTATCCGAACGCCGAGACGCTGCTGTATTGGCAGGGGGCGGCGGGGGTGATCGATTTTATCCGTCGGGTGGACCCGCTGCTGCTGTTTGATCCCGGCGGGGCGGACTATCCGTATTCGGGTTCGCTGGATGAGGAGTTGGATTCGGTTCAGGCGAGCATTGAGCAGGCGATTGAGACGGCTCAAGAGGCGGGGTTGGAGGTGGTGGTGAGCACGTACTACTATTTGATTCCCAGTGTCGGGCAGTGCGATCCGGCGCCGCTTGGCGTCCTGCTGCCCGGCCAGGCGGCCAACGCCAACAGGTACGTGGACCGCCTCAATGAGCGGATTCGTCTGGCGGCGCAGGCGGCCGATGTGACGCTGGTGGACGTGGCGGCGATCGGCGATGAGCTGTTGGCTGAGCCGGGTAACTACTTCGACTGCCGACATCTGAGCGTTCAGGGGAATGAGCGGGTGGCGGAGCTCTTCTTATCCGCGCTCAGCGGACAGGCCGCAGATACAACGGCTGACGAATGA